In Yamadazyma tenuis chromosome 7, complete sequence, the sequence AGAACTCGTACACTTCACCTTGAATTAATGTCTGGTATTGTTTATCCCGTAGAGGTCGCGAATCATGGGTGTTGATACTGCTATTAAACACGGTTTGTTGGGAGTATTCTTCCCGTTGCTGGGACTGTTGGGAAGAGGAGGGCACGGAGCTTTGACGCCGCTTGAGCGAGGCGGGGGTGGATGCAAGGGATTTTCTCTTGATGCTGGAGGGTACAGACGTGGTGATACTATCGATGAGGCCACCACGAAAACCAGAGGGAAGGGTGCCCGAATGGATGAGCGACAGCCGCGTGGCACTTGCCATACTTAAACGCTTGTTGGGTTTGCGAGAAAGCGACGACGGAAACGGCAAGATTCCATTGACGTTATTCATCGATGGTGAGGTTTGGATTGTTGTTTACAAATTGGCTTCAAGGCACTTCGTTCGCGGGTGGTCGTGCGCGCACACCATTGGCAATAGTACCAGGTGAATCGGTCGAGGGGAGGACCAAGAGAAGTACAGAGATTCTTGCACCACGTAGACATTGCTGTAAACCGTAGCATTTCATGGGTCTTTTTTTCGTCCAGATATTTGGTCTCCTTCCCTTCCTATTTATTACCTCTTCTCGGTCGGTGACCAACTTCCTAACATCCCGCGCATTCTTGAAAACGACAATATTTGGAATTACACCTGTTTCATAAACTCATTAAACAAACCACCTACCGTATTTGTTTCTCTTGATCAAGCAAGCCGAGCATCGTCCCCcgcatccacaaacacttGCATCACTACCCACCTCGACTTTCTGCCTCCACGCGTTCACATTTAGATATTCCATTGTCCTACCGGCTACCCGACTCCATTTAACTCACTAGTGGAATCGTCTTCATACACTGCCCACCGCCACTACCATTGGAATCCCCGTCCCAGTGGCCTCAAGCGCCCATTTTTCCCAGTTGTTTTGACCTTTGCATTACCCTTTGATAACATATACGTCTCACGCCATGACTGAAAAGCCCAGCACTCCCATCTCGTCTCCCAAAATCCCCAAAACCCTCAAGTTCTCGGAGCCATCGACCCCGTCGGGCGATAAGAAGCAGCGCCGGCTCTCGGGCTTTCTCACGACTCCGGACCACCGACTCGATGGTCTTCCGTATTCTCCATCCGTCAAACGGCCCAGTTCTGACCTCCTGGCAGGACTTAGTAGCCACAACGTCCAGAGCCCCCAGTACAATAACCTCTTGAAGACCCCTCGCCACAGCACTGCTGGGTACGACAGCGATGATAACGAGCTGTCGGTGAAGCATAAGATGCAGAAAACTCCCACGTACTTTTGGCTGGGAAAGAAGTTGTTCACCGACGAGGCTGCCAACCACAAACGCGAGGAGTTGAACGAAATAACCTTGCAGCTCAAGGGTAAGTTGAGTAGTGCCATTGACAAGTTGCAGAAACAACAGAAgtacaccaaaaacaaatatagcttcaagttcaccgagttgaatttgaccGACACGTCGCCCACCCAAGGTCTGCGGCCGTCACTTGAACAGCACTTAGCGCAATCACCCCAGACGGACCTTCCGCGGCCTTCCATCACCAGGGACTTATCACAAGATGAATCGGCCCTCAGCAAGGCCAACCGTAATCTCCAGACGTTGACCAACGATCCAGAGGACATTTCGCAGCCAAACCCTTTT encodes:
- a CDS encoding uncharacterized protein (EggNog:ENOG503PV18), which gives rise to MTEKPSTPISSPKIPKTLKFSEPSTPSGDKKQRRLSGFLTTPDHRLDGLPYSPSVKRPSSDLSAGLSSHNVQSPQYNNLLKTPRHSTAGYDSDDNESSVKHKMQKTPTYFWSGKKLFTDEAANHKREELNEITLQLKGKLSSAIDKLQKQQKYTKNKYSFKFTELNLTDTSPTQGSRPSLEQHLAQSPQTDLPRPSITRDLSQDESALSKANRNLQTLTNDPEDISQPNPFLQGESLHTSPVLTEKRERIINIPSPDEDSSAHAALMATLSRQQQKTPSPASKKKFRPLSFDSANSKYKLPPLNVALTNGAAPVAHEKNTEQDAVFSLMSLSSPQSVKFTHSRTQSLNNTGSPESSRSSSVVLPLPLPSPSQLHSHHRTMSQGQTLPPISGILNEGGRADNDATDIEDDMTDEDHDTTI